AACTGCAAGACTGTTGCAAAACTCACCCACAGCAAATACGGAACTTGTAGATACGCAATCGTTTTTGAGTACCGCCAGACTGCACACATTGCCCATACGATAGTCCCCCATACCAGCACAATATCAAGCGCTGCCAACCAGAGATTTTGGAGACCAAACTGAATCGGGGTAAATACAAGATTAAAAACGAGATTGAGCGCAAAAGGTAGTGCAACATACTTTGGCCACGCACCGCGCCACACCTGCCAAAAGACGTACCCAAAGCTCCCCACAATCAGCAAATAAAGCACACCCCACACCGGACCAAACACCTCAGCCGGCGGCGCCCAGCTCGGCTGCAGCCAAGTAGTATAAATTTCTTGTTCGTTCATATATATAAACTACCACACCGACTCACCACCTACCCCTTCAAGCAAATACTGCATCCGTGCCAAACGCACCCAGACATAGTCATACTTCTCTCCTGCTGCTTCATAAATTGGCTTGAGTTTTTCGGTGCCGTGATGGTCCATGGCGGTAAACAAAATCTCACGCGCTTCGCGCCAGTCGATATCTTTTGGCTCGAGGTGTGCGATGTTTTCTGAGGTAAGCTCCTTATCTTCGACGAGACGCTCTACATGCGTCCAGACAGTTGTCTCGGTAAGGTCGCGCGCGACTGAAATGTCGTGAATCCCCTTTCCTTCAAGTAGCATATCTTTAGTGACTGCATACGTACTCTCGGCCTTCACGCGCGCTGCACCACTACGCACCACACCCACCTCATCATCGGCCGGTACTTTGCCGCCGTGCGCTACCACAAAGCGCTCATGCATTTCGAGCACTTCACTATCATCCATTTCGATAAAGGCGTCTTCGGCCATTTCCGATTCCTGATGGAATTTTTTATCATAGTCCACCACCTTTGGATCTACCTGAAGCGCATTTGGATGCATCCCCAAAACCTTGAGCCCATCTAGTGAACGCACACGCGAAAGCGCCACATACCCCTGTCCATACACAAAGGCTCGCGAGAGATCAATCTCCGCCGCATCAAGCGACATCCCCTGGCTTTTATGTACGGTAATCGCCCACGCCAAGCGCAGCGGCAGCTGCTCAATCGCCGCCAAGACTTTCTGGTCTTCCATCATTTCCCAACTAGCTGGCTTAATGAGAATTTCTCGTCCGTCTGGCGTCTCAATCACTGGAAAGCCTTCATCAAAGCGAATCACGCGCGCCAGTGTACCGTTTACATATCCCGCTTCAAAATTATTCTTGGTACACATCACCATTGCATCTTCCTTGAGAATGAGCTGCTCAGGTGAGAGGCAGTTTTTGGCGAGCGCTTCCACGAGCTGCTTATTACCTGTCCCCTTCATGGTGTAGCGCTTGGCGCCACCCGGAAGCTTCACCAGCTCACCAGCATTGACCGAATCCACATCGGCATTGTGCGTATAGAGGCGCGTCGGCTCGATATTCTCGTAGGCAATTTCAGTTTGCTCCTGTAGTAAGGTGTAGTGTTCCTCTTCAATTTCATTACGACGAATTGAACCAAGTAGCCCCAAAAGCATCTCGTCTTCCTGACGATGCTGTTCGGTGAGATAGCAAATGAGTGGCTTCATATTGAGCCACGCCTTGCTCTCAAAGGCATACACCATAATGTCGCCTTGCCGTGTCACCGGCGGCAATTGAAAAAAGTCACCAATACACACCACCTGCAGCCCGCCAAACGGCTCACTAGACTGCCGCACCGTGCGAG
The nucleotide sequence above comes from Candidatus Nomurabacteria bacterium. Encoded proteins:
- a CDS encoding tryptophan-rich sensory protein, with the translated sequence MNEQEIYTTWLQPSWAPPAEVFGPVWGVLYLLIVGSFGYVFWQVWRGAWPKYVALPFALNLVFNLVFTPIQFGLQNLWLAALDIVLVWGTIVWAMCAVWRYSKTIAYLQVPYLLWVSFATVLQFSITYLNW
- a CDS encoding AAA family ATPase, yielding MTQDRALDILKTGANAFLTGEPGAGKTYVINQYIAWLEAAGLSVAVTASTGIAATHIGGMTIHSWSGFGVKNELTPYDLDQIAGRERVVKRIKKAHVLVIDEISMLDGRGLDMVDQIARTVRQSSEPFGGLQVVCIGDFFQLPPVTRQGDIMVYAFESKAWLNMKPLICYLTEQHRQEDEMLLGLLGSIRRNEIEEEHYTLLQEQTEIAYENIEPTRLYTHNADVDSVNAGELVKLPGGAKRYTMKGTGNKQLVEALAKNCLSPEQLILKEDAMVMCTKNNFEAGYVNGTLARVIRFDEGFPVIETPDGREILIKPASWEMMEDQKVLAAIEQLPLRLAWAITVHKSQGMSLDAAEIDLSRAFVYGQGYVALSRVRSLDGLKVLGMHPNALQVDPKVVDYDKKFHQESEMAEDAFIEMDDSEVLEMHERFVVAHGGKVPADDEVGVVRSGAARVKAESTYAVTKDMLLEGKGIHDISVARDLTETTVWTHVERLVEDKELTSENIAHLEPKDIDWREAREILFTAMDHHGTEKLKPIYEAAGEKYDYVWVRLARMQYLLEGVGGESVW